From the genome of Candidatus Thorarchaeota archaeon:
GATAGCCGGGTCCATGCTAGGTATCTGAGCCAAGTGGTTGGCCACTGTGATGAGGTCCCTCATTCCCTTTGCAGGTATGAAGTCCATCTTCGCCTTCTGAATCGACTCAATCACAACTCTTGCCTGTTCGCATTCATGAAGAAGTCCGTCGAGTAGTGCTTCTGTTGCAGTCTTCATCTGGTACTCCTCCGGAGTCTGGCCACAGACTCCACTTGCGCTCCTAATTAGGAGTGGCCTCGGTCTTGCCGAGTCTGAAGGTGGCAGAGGTCAGCAACACCGTTTTTATCCTAGTGTTGACACAGTCAGCTCTTGATGTAAGAATGGTCCTGTTCGGCACTTCGGCAAGCATCTTTGCGGATCTAAACCTGATAGCACAGATTGTTCTTCTGACGCTTCTGGTGTTAGGCATTGTCAAGCGAAAGCCGCTTCAGATACATGGCAAAGTGATGATGAGTGCCACAGTTGTCAACATAGTGGCCACACTTCTGTTCATGGCGCCCTCACTGCTGCTCAACTGGGGTTCATTCACGGCCCTGCCCTTCCCTCCAGGACCAGCGATTGTGGTTGTGCATGGCATAGTTGGAACGCTGGCAATTCTCTTGGGAGCTCTGTGGACATACCGTTTCATTGTCGCCACCAGAAGGTCTGCCCCTCTTGCCTGCGGCAAGAAAAAGATGATGTGGCTCACGGCAGGACTCTGGCTGTACGCTACTGGTGGAGGCATCGTATTCTACATACTGCTCTATCTCTGACAACTAGCGACAATGTCCGCGCGATTGGCGGACTACCGGGAAGCCCGCAACGCGGGTCCTATCGGCTGCCACGATTGAACCGGTCTCAAGCAAGCGTTTGGCTTCTGGGAACGAGCAGTGAAGACCGCAGTCCTTCACATTGACTAGATTCAGTGTGGCCACTAATGATTCCATGACCGATGCTCAACTCCGGCTCAGAGATACGGCCTTAAGCGGCATGACTCCGGCCCGCATATGTGCTCAGAGCAGACCAGATGCACCGGTGAGTTCATCGACGTACATGATCAGCTCCGGTCCTACTGCGAAGTCCTGGACCTCCTGAGGCGTGTGGAGAGCAGTGGCTGCCTCAAGGACTACTTCAATGGAGGCAACACAAGTGGAAGACTGCTCTTTCAGGTCTTTAGTAGTGAGTTCGTATCACAGCTGGCCCATCTCATCAACGATGCGTTGTCCGTGTTCTGCATGAATGGTCCTGTGCTGGAGGTCATGAGCGGAGACGGGACACTCACTGAGATGCTCCGGCCTCTGCTGAAGAGAGACATCATAGCAACAGATGCAAAGTCCTCGGGATACAGGATAGAGTACCCGAAGTGGGTGCGTACCATGGATGCGTTAGACGCTGTCGAGACGTACTCGCCATCCTTTGTTGTCGCCTGCTGGGAACCGTATCTGTGCGCAGCAGGACTGAGGATTGCGGAGAGGGGACTTCCACTGGCGTGGATTGGCGAGAGACCCATGTGCGGTCATCCGGAACTGTTCGATATCGAGCACATTCGTGCCGGCTCGCCCTACGCAATAGGAAGACATGACAGCATTCTTAGATGCGAATTCAGAACAGACATCTATCTGTTCAATGTGGACAAGCCAACAGATGCGTAGCTGGTGATACACCGCTTCTTATTGCGTCATCGGGAGGTGACACCGTAGGCTGACAGAAGGCGGTGAATCACATGATCAGACCTCAGGTAGAAGCCGTCGACATAGACCTCAAGACAGGAAGCACCCTGGGCTTCTACACATATGGTGAAGACCGACCGAATCTGCTGATTGTGTCAGGAACAACGGGCCGTTCAGCCACAGACGTCTATGCCAGCTATCTCATCATGAAGCATCTTGAGAGTCTTGACAGAGTAGACGGTTCTGTGACGATTGTACCCGTAGCAAATCCACTGGTCTTCAGACTGGGAGCAGCGGTCTCACCTCTGGACATGCGAGACCTGGAGACGGTCTTTCCGGGAGACAAGAGAGGCACGGTCACTGAGAAGACGGCGAGGGAACTCTGGCGCCATGCGACACAGGCAGACGCAATAGTCGTGTTGAAGACGAACTGGCCATCTTGTATCAGCCACACGGTCGCACTCTACAAGGAGTACATTCATGTCAGGAACCTGGCATCGCAAATCGCACTGCCATTGGTTGTCCAGAGCCTGGGTCAACAGGGATCGCTGTCGGCAGAGGCAGCTCATGAAGGCATACCCGCAGTGGACATCGAGCTTCGTGGGGGAAGGGACCAAGTGGACTCGCAGGCAGCGGTAGAGGTGCGCGAGGCGATTCTGAACTATATGCGCATAAGAGACATGATACCGGGTGAGAGAATCGAGTCGTCGCCAGTCTTCACCGGGCGAATGCAGCAGCTGAATGCAGAGAGTGAGGGGTTCTTCATACCGCGAATGAACGTCGGCGAACCTGTGCAGGCAGATGATGTGATAGGCACCGTTCAAGACAAGGGAGATTTACTCTCACCACACGCCGGCGTCGTAGTGATGCTTTCCACTCTGAGCTATGTGTTCGAAGGTGATGTCGTCGCGAGGATAGCACCGCCGGCGAGTGAACAGAAGAACCACACTGAACCAGTGTTTGAGCGAACACCGACGGTAAGGAGGAAGTGGTGAGGTGAGCTGTCGAGACTGTATGCATCTGATGAGCACGAATGTGGGTGACAAGACACTCCGGTCGGCAGGGCATCTGCTTGTCCTTGGCAGCTGCTTGACCAGTCGCTTTCCCGAGATAGTTGAGGGGTTCTTGAGTGGTGACCATTCACCCGTGCCGGTGGAGGTCTGTCTCGAGGAGACACACATGAACATGGCAGGGTACAAGCTGGCCTCGATTGTGAGCTACGCAGGTATCGACAAGCTGACAGCCCTGACCATAGATGGGTCCCCACACTGTGTCCAGCTGCATTACCTCATCGAGGACATCAAGCGGCACTTCGCCCCTCAGGTCCAGACAGCGCACTTTGTTGTTGAGAAGGGTGAGACACACAGTGTGTCTCCTGAGGCAGTGAAACAGTCAAGACATCTGCACAGAGTGGAGAGAACACTGTCGGATAGTCACTAGTCTTCATCTGCGGGACTCGACCCCTTCTGGCCCCCACATGGTCGCCTCGACAATCCCCTGAGGACCTAGTCACGACGCCTCAGTCTTGGTAACATAAAGCCCGCCTGCTTCCGATAGTCAATGTACTCCTGACCATAGTGAAGGACAAGCTTTCGCTCTTCGAGATAGGCGCCAATCAGGACATACACACCTAGGGAAATCGAAAATGCTGCGACATTGGCGAATGGATAGATCAGCACAAGCGCTGCAAGCAGTATGATTGTGGCAAGGTACAGAGGATGGCGCATCCGCGAGTAGACTCCAGTTGTCACTAGCTCTGGCATTCGGTCGGTACGCATGTCAGCCACTGTGCTCACCGAGAGCACTCTTGATGCTGCTGCGGATAGGAGTATCCCAGTGACGACAAGGGCAATCCCGCCCAGCATGAGTATGTAGTTGACGCTGCTCGGGACAGAGATGAAATAGAACCAGTCCCAGAAGTCCATCAGGAGGAATGCAAAGAGAAGAGCAGCCACACTGGTCAGATTGAATAGTCGTGCGTAGACGCTCTTGCCCCATCTGTCAATTATGCGACTCTTGACCCGGAGAGCGGAGACCCCACTGTGCTGGAGTCCGAAGACGAGGACTCCGAAGACGGTCAGAAGAAGATCTGCCATGGTGCTCTCACTCCAGCGTAGGTCAATAAGCATTGGCGTATGGCACCATAGAGGGCCTACCGGAGTGCTGCCATATGGAGTCGACATGTGCTCCGTTCTCGGGACTTACTAGCCGGTGACGCAATGTTTATATGCCGCAGTTCACTATAGTTGAGAAATAAACTATAGTTAACGAGGATGCGAGAATGACAGAGACAACCATGAATCCATTCAAGCCCGTAGAGATATGGGATGAAATTGTTGTGAAGGTGAGGGAAGGCGAAGAAGAGAAGCCTGTGGATGCCAAGCACTACCATGTCAGATACATGGTGGGTGAGAGTGAAGACAAGCGATTTGTCGACTCGGGCAGAGACAGCGTGGAGCCCGTCCATGGGAAGACTTTGTTCATAGCGCCCTCAGTACACAAGGTTCACGGAGAGCCATTCCACTATGACGTGTCTGCAGTGCAGAGAATCGCCCTGGAGAGCAATCTCGATGGGAGGGTGAGGGAACTGAACAGAGCGGGACAATGTCAGGACCATCCACTAGTAGAGGTGGCATATCAGAGCGCCCAAGTGGAGTGCTGCGCGATGACCAAGGAGGATGCGGACAAGCAGACAGTGCCAATGCAGTACCTAGCAGGCTATGTCCTTGGTCGGAAAGACGGCACGGTAAAGATCGCGCTTGCCAAGACAGTCCTTGAGTCGGGCGTCGAGTACTACGAGAACATACACATAATTCCCGAGGCAATAGTACAGAGCTGGACCTGTCTCGAGTGAGCACAGACAGGACACCGTGATGCGAAGACAGTTTCCGGGGCGGTTCGAGTCCGCCCCACATTCATACTTCTACGTCCGTACAATAGTTCGCAAATGCTTAAATTTTTAAGCACCTTTGTTTGCGGTTCGAGAGCAACTCTGCTCGGAGTGGCATTTTGTTTGCTAATTGTGCCCTTCGATACTGAGGGTCAAGTTCCGAGTCAGAGCTGAGCAAGAAAGGTGAGCACTATGGCAAGACCAGCGAAGGCCATGATTGACACTCAATATGGCATGGCATTGTGTTCGATCTGCGGCGGTAGTGACTTCTATGAAGACCACACGCGTGGTGAGACTATCTGCACAACGTGTGGCTGCGTTATCAGTGACAAGATACTCGATGCAGGCCCAGAGTGGAGGGCATTCACAGCCGAAGAGAGAAACGCAAGGGCCAGGACTGGTTCACCCATGACGCTCACAATGGCAGACAAGGGCCTTGCCACGACGATAGGCTGGAGCGACAGAGACGCAAATGGACGGTCTATCGCCGCAAACAGTCGTGCTGCAATCTACCGAATGCGCAAGTGGCAGATTCGCACTCTTGTCCATAGTTCACAGCACAGGAACCTGAGCATTGCCATGAGTGAGATGGACCGGCTCACCTCACAACTGGGCATTCCCAGCGAGACCAAGGAGACCGCTGCTCTCATCTACCGAAAGGCTCTTGGAAAGAGACTCGTGCGTGGCAGAAGCATTGAAGGCATGGTTGCAGCGACCATCTACCTCTCATGCCGCATCCACCGCATTCCAAGGCAACTCGATGAGATAGTCACCGAAGCCCGCGTGAACAGAAAGGAGCTGGGACAGTGCGTCCGACTCGTACTCAGGAATGTGCCAATCAAGGTGCCAATCCCGTCTGCAAACGACCTTATGCCCAGAATCTCTGCAGACTTGGCACTGGAAGGCAGGACACT
Proteins encoded in this window:
- a CDS encoding succinylglutamate desuccinylase/aspartoacylase family protein; protein product: MIRPQVEAVDIDLKTGSTLGFYTYGEDRPNLLIVSGTTGRSATDVYASYLIMKHLESLDRVDGSVTIVPVANPLVFRLGAAVSPLDMRDLETVFPGDKRGTVTEKTARELWRHATQADAIVVLKTNWPSCISHTVALYKEYIHVRNLASQIALPLVVQSLGQQGSLSAEAAHEGIPAVDIELRGGRDQVDSQAAVEVREAILNYMRIRDMIPGERIESSPVFTGRMQQLNAESEGFFIPRMNVGEPVQADDVIGTVQDKGDLLSPHAGVVVMLSTLSYVFEGDVVARIAPPASEQKNHTEPVFERTPTVRRKW
- a CDS encoding isoprenylcysteine carboxylmethyltransferase family protein; protein product: MADLLLTVFGVLVFGLQHSGVSALRVKSRIIDRWGKSVYARLFNLTSVAALLFAFLLMDFWDWFYFISVPSSVNYILMLGGIALVVTGILLSAAASRVLSVSTVADMRTDRMPELVTTGVYSRMRHPLYLATIILLAALVLIYPFANVAAFSISLGVYVLIGAYLEERKLVLHYGQEYIDYRKQAGFMLPRLRRRD
- a CDS encoding transcription initiation factor IIB translates to MALCSICGGSDFYEDHTRGETICTTCGCVISDKILDAGPEWRAFTAEERNARARTGSPMTLTMADKGLATTIGWSDRDANGRSIAANSRAAIYRMRKWQIRTLVHSSQHRNLSIAMSEMDRLTSQLGIPSETKETAALIYRKALGKRLVRGRSIEGMVAATIYLSCRIHRIPRQLDEIVTEARVNRKELGQCVRLVLRNVPIKVPIPSANDLMPRISADLALEGRTLRCAMEIINQARRRGITAGKDPGGLAAAALYIAGIIEDDRRTQREIAEASNVTEVTVRNRYKDLANSLQITIKP